In Cydia strobilella chromosome 6, ilCydStro3.1, whole genome shotgun sequence, one DNA window encodes the following:
- the LOC134742465 gene encoding uncharacterized protein LOC134742465 — MRTEAWKRVLGAATARSPRPPPRRPRPTPAVHSPRRLSALHANRNMVMDNRMNEENKNENNSSIFIINFQYGDIVNYSLVLVKGIITRGNSNNNDKILCTVTNGGVQNKSEWIIYNGEFKALIELKKGENVIDFEYTGQQRKTLLLDYTPRRTNLRVTPVYIICQGHDGYFQSPPNVDNSVESACLRVAIGAKLIQSLTAEKLFESGFGRKTFQLEHEVNSKSPECIVFRSNLNVNKARKMKQTDLWAHFGRELMLSDLGSNERKFLAFISCTRFKGTDLDKPMTHDEIVSLTEAYAALGGGGLALFGTACLYTWPTTVDEIISKFQDTSPVNTRRFMDDSGYRGTLGGCFATTLGSVFHELGHTFDLGHTKDGIMGRGFDHLDRVFTVGEKKSVLSKDNMNNFGKPVQHSTVSLQRNISVTMNVAEPLRVLGPRSKTTLGNFAAMSKSDIIRRSPNVTPITRPSSVYSNISNRMSDSRKNVNRTNGNDSIFWTRNCAVFLSYHRWFNNEYGRERQAITRYLKFDKNKMMIISTAGIRIVEVRDESNGMVLDSYEFTDLLPEKRFLVPFTFSPKSKVLTIVVEDDLGNVLKQTLSSY; from the exons ATGAGGACCGAGGCATGGAAGCGAGTACTCGGTGCCGCTACGGCGAGGAGTCcccggccgccgccgcgccgccctcgCCCGACACCCGCAGTCCACTCACCGCGCCGGCTCAGCGCGCTACACGCTAACCGCAACATG GTAATGGACAACCGAATgaatgaagaaaataaaaatgaaaacaactcttccatatttataattaattttcaatATGGGGATATTGTAAACTATTCTTTGGTTTTAGTTAAAGGAATTATAACCAGAGGAAATTCAAACaataatgataaaatattatgCACTGTTACAAATGGTGGAGTTCAAAATAAGTCAGAATGGATAATATACAACGGAGAATTCAAAGCCTTGATTGAATTGAAGAAGGGCGAGAATGTAATTGATTTTGAATATACTGGACAGCAGCGTAAAACGTTACTACTCGATTACACACCGAGAAGAACAAATTTAAGAGTAACACCAGTTTACATAATTTGCCAAGGGCACGATGGTTATTTCCAAAGTCCACCTAATGTTGACAATTCTGTAGAAAGTGCCTGTTTACGCGTAGCAATTGGTGCTAAGCTGATTCAAAGTCTAACTGCAGAAAAACTGTTTGAAAGTGGATTCGGAAGAAAAACATTCCAGCTCGAGCACGAAGTCAACTCAAAAAGTCCAGAATGCATTGTGTTCCGAAGCAACCTAAACGTAAACAAAGCAAGAAAAATGAAGCAAACAGATTTATGGGCTCATTTTGGCAGAGAGCTTATGTTATCTGATTTAGGCAGTAACGAGAGAAAATTTCTAGCGTTTATATCGTGCACGAGGTTCAAGGGTACTGACTTAGACAAGCCAATGACTCATGATGAGATCGTTTCATTGACGGAAGCCTATGCAGCGCTTGGTGGTGGAGGTTTAGCTTTGTTCGGAACCGCTTGCTTGTACACTTGGCCGACGACTGTGGATGAAATCATTTCAAAGTTCCAAGATACCTCTCCTGTAAACACACGTCGTTTTATGGACGACAGCGGATATCGTGGTACACTTGGAGGCTGTTTTGCTACGACCCTGGGCTCGGTGTTTCATGAACTAGGACATACCTTTGATCTCGGTCATACGAAAGATGGTATCATGGGCAGAGGATTTGACCACCTTGACCGAGTTTTTACAGTAGGCGAGAAAAAATCTGTTTTATCAAAAGACAATATGAACAATTTTGGAAAGCCCGTTCAACATTCGACAGTTTCCCTTCAACGTAATATAAGTGTTACAATGAACGTGGCTGAACCGCTCCGAGTATTAGGACCAAGAAGCAAAACTACGTTAGGAAATTTTGCGGCAATGTCAAAATCAGATATTATCCGGAGAAGTCCCAATGTCACACCTATAACTAGGCCATCTAGTGTGTACTCCAATATATCAAACAGGATGTCTGACTCCAGAAAGAATGTGAATCGGACAAATGGAAATGATTCTATTTTTTGGACAAGAAATTGCGCTGTATTTTTATCATACCACAGATGGTTTAACAACGAGTACGGTAGAGAAAGGCAGGCAATAACTAGATATCTTAAATTTGACAAAAACAAAATGATGATAATATCTACGGCAGGAATAAGAATAGTAGAAGTGAGAGATGAATCAAATGGAATGGTGTTAGATTCATATGAATTCACAGATCTTTTACCCGAAAAAAGATTTTTGGTGCCTTTTACCTTTTCACCTAAAAGTAAAGTTTTGACGATAGTGGTTGAAGATGATTTGGGAAACGTGCTAAAACAAACACTTTCTTCTTATTAA